ATGATTGATTCATCACTCTGGCAATGGCCACATTTTACTGCTGAAGAGGCTAATTCAGTACATGCTGTCTTATTAAGCAATAAGGTCAATTATTGGACTGGTGATGAATGCCGTGAATTTGAAAAAGAGTTTGCTGCTTGGTGCGGTGTTAGTCACGCAATTGCCTTAGCGAATGGAACATTGGCTTTAGATTTGGCATTAAAAGCACTAGGTATTGGATCTGGGGATGAGGTTATCGTAACTCCCCGTACATTTATTGCAAGTGTTTCATGTGTTGTTAATGCAGGCGCCACACCTATATTTGCTGATGTTGACTTCAATAGTGGTTGTATATCTGCAGATTCAATTGCTCATGTAATTACACCCAAGACCAAGGCAATTATTCCAGTTCATTTGGGCGGCTATCCGTGTGATATGGATCAGATAATCGATTTGGCATCAAAATATGGCCTCAAGGTAATTGAGGATTGTGCCCAAGCTCATGGTGCTCGATATAAGGGTAGATCTGTAGGTAGTTTTGGGGACATTGGTGCCTGGAGTTTTTGTCAGGACAAGATTATGACAACGGGTGGTGAGGGTGGATTGGTAACTACAAACAACCATGAACTATGGTCGAAAATGTGGTCATTTAAGGATCATGGAAAAAGTTATGATGCTATTTACAGCCGAACACATCCACCAGGTTTCCGATGGTTACACGAGTCGTTTGGCACTAACTGGCGAATGCTAGAAATGCAAGCTGTTATTGGACGTATTCAGCTCAAAAGAATGTCTGATTGGAATGCTAAGCGAACAAAAAATGCTATTGCAATATGGGATACATGTAAAAAGCATCCTGCTTTACGTGTACCGGTGTTTGAGAATCATAATAATAAATCTATTCATGCACAATACAAGTGTTATTGCTATGTGAATCTAGAAATGTTAGCAGATGGCTGGTCGCGGGATAGAATAATTGAAGAGATTAACGCTCTTGGTGTGCCTTGTTTTCAGGGTTCGTGTTCAGAAGTTTATCTTGAGAAGGCCTTTGATGGTACCAGTTGGCGTCCTAAGGATAGGTTGCCAATTGCAAAGGAATTAGGCGAAACATCATTAGTGTTTTTGGTTCATCCAACATTAACCAATTATGAAGTTCTTGAGACTTGTAACGCTATAAATATTGTTATGGAAAAAGCAAGCAGATACTAAATAAATAAAATTTTATCGTTTCAGTCCTACCGTCCTAAGCCCTTGCTTAATGAAGGCAGGTTCAGAAAGGATTGATAGAAGCTCAGAAAATGTAATAAAACGACCCGTATTATTTAAGGCCAATGGGGAAAATGTACGTATGAGAGATTTTTTTTGTGCTAAGGACCCTGCAAATCTTGCATTCACATTAAGTGTATCTATTCCAAAATCAAATTTAAATAAAAAATACAATGATTCAGATGACATTTCACAATATTGTTGTTTTTTTTCTCGATTAGTTATCTTGAGACCGCGTCGCCAACTAAAATTAACATAACAATTTAAATCAGTAATTTTTATATTTTGACTGGGCAGAAGTTCGAATATACATAACAGAAAAATTAACACTTTATTGTTCCGCATTCTCACTCTTAGACACATTTCCTCACAAACGGACTTTAATTTAGGAAAGTCATAAAAATTTTTAGGTTCAAGGAGCGGCCTATTTAATGCTTTTTTATAAGCTACATTCCAAAACTGAATTGCTGATAGATTGCATTTCGAGCTTACGCCATCCCAATTTTCATAGGGCACCATTAGAAATGGATCAGAATCTGTATAACGATTGATAAACTCTACAGTTTTATCTGGTGTATTTATTTCATCATTCATATATGAATTTTCAGTATGACAAAATCTAACCATACTTGCAAATGGCACAATAAAATCTGGTCTTAAAACATCAGATTGTATTTTAATGCGCTGTAGTTTTTCATTCGCCAATAATGCTCTGCTTGTTCCGTCAAGTGATCCACCCTCAACCCAGTTTGCATACGAAAATTGAGTAAAAAGAATATCAACGGAATCAGTTGTCTCCTTTATATCTTGTACTCGATCTGGCGTTTCTAGGATACAGTCGTTAGCGTTAAGAATCTTTTTGCCATCCACTTCTATAAGGGCCCATGAGTCATAGAATGGTACTTGCCCAATAGTGATAAAAAAGCCGTTTGAAATTTGAACTCTCTCTCTATTTTCGAGTTCTAATACCATAAAGCCTTGACTTTCAAGAAAAGACTTAACTCTACCATCACGAGTTTTCTGAAAAACTATCGTAATATAACTTCGGATTTCATTGTTTATTGATTTTAAAAAAGGAATTGAAAAGTGATCTGGATGCTCGTGTGAATAATAGATAAATAATTTTTTTTCTGAAAATCGATCAAATACAACATCATCTACGATCAAGTCCCATCCATTATTAAATGCCGTTCCATTTAAATAAGGATCATTAAGAAGGATGACCTCCTCGTTCTCAATTGAAAAACAAGCATGAGAAAAAAATTGAATATTCATTTTTCACTGCGTCCATTGACAAGGGCGCCTTTCAGCATCCCAAAATATTACAAAGGCACTTTACTCTTTTCAAAGCCTTAACATGTTAATTTTTTTCTACAACTATTTGTCGCTGAATTTCTTCAGCTTATGCATTTAACACTTCATGAGATTTTATCTGAAATTCCAGTTAGATAAGTGAAAGTTTTAATTGTTAGCCCCGCGCATTAGTTGAATAGTAAAAATTTAGTATTTAAGACTACGAAATAATTTTATATATATTTTGCGTGACTTTTTGTTATGTATAGTAGCAGCATACCTTTACGTAACCTATTACAATTACTAAACTATAAAAACCTAAAATTTAATGCTGTACAACAAAAAACAAAAACCTTATGCTACAGATCGCACAATTAAAGTAGATACAAATATGATAATTAAAGGATAGGCAATGAATGGTAAGAGAGAGAGTAACTCTAATGCTAGTAATGTACCTCACTTACGACCGCTTATAATATTTGGAGCGGGTGGACACGCTGTAAGTGTTGCAAATGTTGCCTTATCTGCTGGATACACAATAAAGTACTTTGTTGATAAAAATAGAAAAGGGTTGGATTTATTAGGTTATAAAATCATAGAAGATATAACTGCGATTGACAATACTAACAACTACAGCTTTGCAATAGCTATTGGGGATAATGCTGTAAGAGAAAAAAAATACAATGAGCTAATTGCAGCAACACCTAACCTCTATTTCCCCCCTTTAGTTCATTCGACAGCAGTTATTTCATTTTTTACTAACATTGGCGATGGGTCAGTTATAATGCCCAAAGCTGTTATTGGCCCGAACTCAAATGTTGGTATGTTTTGTTTAATCAATACACAAGCGTCAATAGACCACGACTGCCTCATGCTTAACTATTCTTCATTAGGGCCTGCAGCTGTAACTGGAGGAATGGTAATAATAGGACAACGTTCTGCCATTTCTATTGGCGCAACAATTAAACACGGATTAAAAATAGGAGACGATTGTGTTATTGGGGCTAATAGTTACTTAAATAAAGACTTGCCAAATAATCAAGTTGTTTACGGTTCGCCCGCAAAGCAGATCAGAGCTCACAAGATTGGTGACGCATACTTAAGATAATCAAATTAACTCTATAGCAGCTTCAAGCATAATTAAACTCAACTCAATATGGCATTGTTTTGTTGTTATATTACAAAGTCTAGATAATGCAATTAGTGTTCTAAAGCTAAGAATTGTTATGCTAGATTGAGAAGTCCTGAAAGTAGCAGTATTTTGAGCAAACTACAAAGTAACTCTAAAATCAATTAATAAAAAACAGTATAACGATACTTTCGGATACTATCATTCCCAAATATTTTTTGATTTGACCAAAATCTAATTTGCTTACCGTGCTTTCTTAATAATATTAAATTTCCAGAATAAAACAGCTGGTTTTACAATCATTCATTATCTTTTTAGTTGTTTGGGTAATACCCAAGCTTCAGATAGTTTGATAATGCTTTTACTTTAATAAATTTGATGAAATACTTTATATTCCACTTGAATATCTAATTTATAATTAATTTATGTTCAATAATATATTCAAGCATTTTCTGCTTAATCTACCACGTTTAGTTAAGAGAACTTTAGTAGTTTTTTTAGACTTTATCATTTGCGGATTGAGTGTGTGGCTTGCGTTTGGACTGCGTGAGGATAATTGGGGGTATTTTCAGGGTCACCAGTGGATTGTGTTCCTTGTTGTTATTGGATTAGCATTCCCCCTCTTTATCTCCTTTGAACTATATCGTGCTATTTTTAGATATATTGGTACAGTTGCTTTTATTTCCATCATACGTGTTTTTATCATTTATGCCGGCTTATTTTTCGGTATTTTCACACTCTATGGCGTGGATGGAGTTCCAAGATCAATAGGGATTATTCAGCCAATGTTATTGTTTTTTGGGGTTGGCATTACCCGATATCTGGTCCGGTATTGGTTAAGCGATAGCAGAAATTTTCAAGATTCTAATCAAAGGGCCCAGTCCATTGGGCTAATTTATGGGGCTGGTTCTGCTGGACGTCAATTAGCATCAGTCTTAACTAATAATAAAGAGTTTTTAATTAAAGGCTTTATCGATGATGATGTTCATTTGCAGGGGAGATCGATTAATGGTATTACTGTCTATCGAAACAGCAACCTGCAGGATTTGATTCGTCGATTAGGTATTACAGACGTATTTCTTGCGATTCCTTCTGTTAGTCAAGATCGTAGGAGAGAAATCATTGCCTCATTAAATGGATTCAGTGTTCGTGTACGGACTTTGCCCAGTCTAATTGATCTAGCCTCTGGCCGAGTACGAATTTCTGATCTACATGACTTAGATATGAATGATCTCCTCGGAAGGGTAGCCGTCAATCCCGATATAGAATTATTGGAAAAGAACATTCGCGGTCAAGTGATTTTAGTAACTGGGGCGGGCGGTTCTATTGGTAGTGAACTATGTCGCCAAATTATTAATTTTTCTCCTAAAACCATAGTTCTGCTTGACAGTAGTGAGCATTCTCTTTATTTAATATATGAAGAATTAAAAAGAAAGCTCACTAGTCTAAAAAATGATCTTTCAAATGAAAATAGTAATGAAAGTGCTGTCCTGGATCTAACTTCATTGCCCAGACTAGAGCCATGCTTGGCCTCTGTGCGCGATAGTAATCTCTTGCTGAACATTTTTAAGACTTATCAACCATTTATAGTCTTTCATGCGGCAGCGTACAAGCACGTTACATTGGTGGAAGACAATCCTTCTGAAGGTATTCGCAATAATGTTTTTGGAACATTAGCTTGTGCCCAGGCAAGCTTAGAATGTGGGGTACCTAATTTTGTTCTGGTGAGTACCGATAAGGCTGTTAGGCCAACAAATATCATGGGTGCAAGTAAGCGTATCGCAGAACTAGTACTGCAAGCAATGCAAAATTGTGCCCCTATAGATGGCCACAAAACTAAATTTTCAATGGTCCGTTTTGGAAATGTACTTGGCTCATCTGGATCTGTTGCTCCACTATTTAATGCGCAAATTGCTGCTGGCGGCCCCGTTACTCTGACTCATCCTGACGTTACGCGGTATTTCATGACGATCCCCGAGGCGGCGCAGTTGGTGATTCAAGCAAGTTCAATGGCTACGGGGGGTGATGTTTTTGTGCTGGATATGGGCGAGCCAGTTCGAATTTATGATTTAGCCGTCAACATGATCTATCTGTCAGGCCATTTGGTTAAAGATGAAAGCCACCCTCAGGGTAATATTGAGATAAAAGTGATCGGATTGCGCCCTGGTGAGAAGCTCTATGAAGAGCTTCTGATTGGTGATAATCCACAACCGACTGCCCATCCAAAAATAATGAAGGCGCATGAAGATTTTTTACCGTGGGATGAGTTACAGCAAGAGTTAGAAAGATTGAAATTGGCTTTGGATTCATCTGATTCTGAGTTAATCAGAGATATGCTTAAAAAGTTAGTACCCGGCTACAAGCCTAACCCTGATACAGAGAGGCTGAATGAGAAGGGGAATAACCAAAATTATGAGTACGCCACTTAGTGATGATTTTGTACCAAGATCTCGCTATATATGAGAGTAGCTATAGATCATGATGTTTTCGGTTTTAAATAATTTTCAATATTTTATTAAAAAATTCTTTGAGCCCATGCGCTCATTAACGGTTTTGTGTTTCAATATTTATGGGCTATCCGAATCTAACGATTCTGGCTACAAAAAATTCAATGCGCCTATTTTATTTTGCATATGAATTCTCTCATTGAATCTATTAATCATTTCCAATGAGTGGATTGTCAAATACATACTTACTCGTTGCGTGAATCTCTATCAAATATTCAATCTTATGCAAAGCTCACTCGCTTCGAGTAACAGCCCTTTTTTTAATTTCTAATCGATATGGATCTCCTCACTAGTGGATTGCTTGTATATGTGATGTATCAGACTAAACTTATCTATCCTATTTTTTGTCTCAGCAGCTCTTTACGATTAAGCGCGCTATGACCTACGCGCACCATTGTTGGCTTCTCCATGATTGCTGGTGCGTTCGGTATTTTTAGTTCCGGCACACTAATTCCAAACGCGAGACGTGCACACTGTTGTAGGGTTTTATGTCGCAACATTCGCCTGGGCATCTGCATCCAGATGGGATGATCGGTTTTGAGTTCTGTGTAGTATTCCCGAACGGTAATTGGCTGGATGAGATCTGCGCGATAGATGGAGCACTCCATCCAAATAGGAATGCCCTCTTCGGTCTCAGTGGCTTGGCTAAAGGTGAGTCCTTTAAAATTGGGTTCTCGATGGATCATGGCAACCCAGCCATCAATCGGAATGTAGACTTCATAGCCGCCATCCAGATTAAGTTCCCAATCAATCTGACCTAGTAGGGGGCTGAGCTTAAAGCGTAAAGCGGTTCTTAAGATCAATTTCAAGGCCTCCTCGGGAACCACAGCTTCCTTGGCCCAATGACTGAGTTCCTGGGAGGTTATCGCAAGGGTATTGGCCACCTTCGTCACCAATGTATCCAGTGTGGGTTCGCTGGGCCGATGAGATTGATCCCCATCCAAAAGATCCTCGGGTAAATCTAGAATGGAGACTCTCTTCATAAAGCCACCCCTTCCATTACTTTTTCCTCAAGGATTGGTTCATGCGGCATCAGCTCCTCGGGTAAATCCTTTACCACAAAGCGCCTACTACTCTGAATTGGACTTTGGTAAGCCTTGATGAGTTCAGGATGCTCTAGACCCAAGCGTTTGGTATCAATCCGATAGGAAACTTTCGGAACTTTCCAAGTAATTATAGGTTTACCTAGGTAAGTAAGCACTTCGGCGTCCGACATGGTTTCCATGAGTTGCTGCTTAATGCTATTGATTTGCTCCTCCTCAGCATGGGTTTGGGACTCCAAGGCTTTTAGCTCTTGGATTAAGGCGATCGTCTGCGGGTTAGCTTCCATTGATTTACCCGAACAACTTCTTTGAAAGAGCGCTTGGCAATCGGCAATCGATTGGGGTTTGGGTGGAATGTCTTTTTGAATATGCTCAGTCCAAAAGAGAGCAGCTTTCTCAAATAATAAGGACTCAAGCTCAACATCTCGAGTAATCGTATAGATCCGCAAATCCGACCCTCCTAAAAGAACAGCGACATCGATCTCCGCTAGATTAGTAATCCCTAAGTACCATAAGCATTGACAGAGGTAGGGTAGGGGAATGGCGTCCGTCCCCGGTTCACCCCAATCACCCTGACTGTAGTGGTTAGCCGTTTTGCATTCCAAGAGCTTTTTCGCATTAAGACCTCCGTCAGAATGAAAGAGGGGTAACTCTTTGTTCTCCAATACAAAGCGATCAATATGCCCCACGCAAAATGAGTAGTTGGGATGAACTAGACCTTGTGAATACTCAAGCAGATTCTCACCCGTGAGGAACGTATATTCATCGGCAATAAAGGATTCGGCAAATGAACCAAAGCGCATGGCAAAACTATCTTTGGTATCCACGCGCTTACCCGTCTTCTCCAGCCACACGTCTATGGCCGAGCGGTACTTGGAGACTCCGAGAATCGCCCCAATATCGCTCCCACCTAGGAAAGCAGCGCGATTGTGTGTAAAATCTTGATTATTAAGCATTTTTAAGTTCCTTTTTATAAAAAATTAGTTCTTTAATGAACTAATTTAATTCATTTTAGGATATATTTAGTTTGATTACAAGTGCTCAAATTAGAGGCGCTCGAGCTATGCTTGATTGGTCTCGCGATGATTTATCCAAAAAGTCTGGAGTTGGAATCTCAGCATTAATGCGCTTTGAAGCTTCGGAAGGAGTGCCCGCTGGAAAGATTCAGACGCTGCAGTCAGTTCAAAGCGCTTTTGAAGAAGCTGGAATTGAATTCATCGGCACCCCAGAGTCAGGGGCAGGAGTTCGGTGGCGACCCTAATCCATTGATTTCATTGATATAAAAATTTATCTGAAAATGAGATTGATGATATCAATTTACATGCTATAATAAACTAAGTTTATTAAACTAAGTCAAAATCGTAAGGCCACTAATAATGCAAAAAATTAATATCCACGAAGCCAAAACCAAACTTTCTCGATTGGTCGAGGATGTGGTCGAAAAAGGCGACAGTTTCATTATTTCCAAGGCCGGTAAACCCATGGTTAAGGTGGTGCGGATTAATGCCCCAGCTGCTCAAAAAAATGAGCGCATGGGATTTTTTAAAAACCAGATTGCTATCCCTGACGATTTTGATCGCATGGGCGAAGACAAAATTACTCAACTGTTTAGTGGGCGAGTATGAAATACTTACTCGACACCCATGTTCTCTTATGGGCAGCAGCTCACCCCGAAAAAATAAGCCCGTCGGTACGCGCACAATTGCAGGATCCTCAAAACCAGTTGTATTTTAGTGCAGCCAGTATTTGGGAGATTGCCATCAAGCAGGATTTAAACCGGGAGGATTTTAAGATTGACGTGATGCAGTTTCGCCAAGCCTTATTAGAAAACGAATACGAGGAGCTACCGATTGGTAGCGATCATGCCGTGTTTACCCGCGCGTTAGCCAATCACCACAAAGATCCGTTTGATCGGATGTTAATTGCGCAAGCTTGGGTTGAGGATATCACTTTAATTACGGCCGATGAGCGGGTTGCGCAGTACATCGGCCCGATTCTGAAAATTTGAATGATCAATAGGAGGTATTAGAGATGGCTTTAGTCAACCCTAAAAATATTCGTCAGCAAGTGCGTGCCGATATCGCACAGGCTAAGTTTCCCTATGCAACACGAGCCCTGGCGGAGAGAACCATCGTTCGTTCGGTGCGTCAATGCCGGGTGTATCGGACCCGGTTAGGCGGGACTAAATTGCGTCCGGAGGATTTGACATCCAAACGAGGCAAAGGTAGGCCATCTGAGGCCATGTTGCGCGCCTTGCTGATTTCAGGTGTATTTCGGGCTTGGACGGCGGCTTTTCGTAAATATCCAACCATTAATAATAAAAATTACCCTTTGAGCCCCTTTGTGCGCTTCGCAACGGCAGTTTTGATGCGTGAAGGCATTGGCAAGATCGAGGATCATTTGGAGGAATTTCGCGCCTATCGCAAAAAATGCATGGTCGATTCTGGGTTTTCCGTGGTGCGCGGGGCGGTGATTTAACGGGGGGTATAAAACCGTTTACTCCAATCAGAATCGGTTGCAGAGTTTTCATGGTGAGAACTCACTTTTGATAGGAGTTTTATATGAGTACATTAATGAATCCCCAAACCGGTCCAAAAACGGAAGAGGGCAAACGAGTCTCAAGCAAAAATGCCCAAAAAGCAGCGATTTTTACTCAAGGCTATTTACCCAGCGAGGACATTTCTGCAAAGCAAGCGCAGTTTGAGGCCTTGGCAGAGCAATGGGGCGCTCAGGACCCATCGCGTTTAATGTTCTTGCGAACCATTGAGCAAGCCTACTTGGGCATCGAGCGGCAAATGCTCGCTGAGCGCAATATCATCGAAGGCGCGATGCAATCCTTGGATATGGCCCAAGCCTTTGCAAAGGCAGCGGGTATGAACCCGCTTTTAGCGATGAATATGCCCAGCTGGTATTTTGCCGAAGATGCCGACGAAACCAAAGGGTTTGCAGTCCAGGTTCACATGGCGTATTGCGAACTCAAGCACCTGCAAAAGCATTTTTCGGATCAATTGGCCGCACAAATCGCTTCACAATATCCCCAAGCCTACGCCTACATTATGGAGGGTCAACGCCAAAATACCTCTTTTTTGGCAGTGTTGGGTCAGCGCTACCGACTCGCCACTCCGGGTTTGAATTTGGGTGCTGCTGTCTCCGAAATTGCGGAGAAGTATCGCGACCATTTGATTTGGGCGCAAGACCCCGAGCGCTATGAAATGATTATTGCCGGGTTACGAAGCGCTAAGGTCCGTGAACTAATTGATTGGGATAAGAGTAATCGCTATGCGGTGAGTCTACAAAATCGTCTTTTGAAGGGCTTTCAGGGCTTGGCGCTCATGGATCAGCACGAGCAATTATCCAAAACGCTGACACTACCCCAAGTGACAAAATCGGCGCAGAATGTTCAAACAGTGATGGAGGGTGAGGGCGCCGCGGAATCATCGTAATGAATGATTCGGGTTGATGCGTGGATAAGGCATTTTGCAAAACGAAATGCCTTGTCAATTGATCTGCGGTATAAGTTGCGATTGACCCAAAGTACCGAGTGCGAATAACAGTCTCTAAATTTTTGTAAAATTCAAAAGTTCCTTAATTGCTTAAAGCTAATT
This genomic window from Polynucleobacter sp. MWH-UH24A contains:
- a CDS encoding acetyltransferase → MNGKRESNSNASNVPHLRPLIIFGAGGHAVSVANVALSAGYTIKYFVDKNRKGLDLLGYKIIEDITAIDNTNNYSFAIAIGDNAVREKKYNELIAATPNLYFPPLVHSTAVISFFTNIGDGSVIMPKAVIGPNSNVGMFCLINTQASIDHDCLMLNYSSLGPAAVTGGMVIIGQRSAISIGATIKHGLKIGDDCVIGANSYLNKDLPNNQVVYGSPAKQIRAHKIGDAYLR
- a CDS encoding DegT/DnrJ/EryC1/StrS aminotransferase family protein, with protein sequence MIDSSLWQWPHFTAEEANSVHAVLLSNKVNYWTGDECREFEKEFAAWCGVSHAIALANGTLALDLALKALGIGSGDEVIVTPRTFIASVSCVVNAGATPIFADVDFNSGCISADSIAHVITPKTKAIIPVHLGGYPCDMDQIIDLASKYGLKVIEDCAQAHGARYKGRSVGSFGDIGAWSFCQDKIMTTGGEGGLVTTNNHELWSKMWSFKDHGKSYDAIYSRTHPPGFRWLHESFGTNWRMLEMQAVIGRIQLKRMSDWNAKRTKNAIAIWDTCKKHPALRVPVFENHNNKSIHAQYKCYCYVNLEMLADGWSRDRIIEEINALGVPCFQGSCSEVYLEKAFDGTSWRPKDRLPIAKELGETSLVFLVHPTLTNYEVLETCNAINIVMEKASRY
- a CDS encoding YqaJ viral recombinase family protein; protein product: MLNNQDFTHNRAAFLGGSDIGAILGVSKYRSAIDVWLEKTGKRVDTKDSFAMRFGSFAESFIADEYTFLTGENLLEYSQGLVHPNYSFCVGHIDRFVLENKELPLFHSDGGLNAKKLLECKTANHYSQGDWGEPGTDAIPLPYLCQCLWYLGITNLAEIDVAVLLGGSDLRIYTITRDVELESLLFEKAALFWTEHIQKDIPPKPQSIADCQALFQRSCSGKSMEANPQTIALIQELKALESQTHAEEEQINSIKQQLMETMSDAEVLTYLGKPIITWKVPKVSYRIDTKRLGLEHPELIKAYQSPIQSSRRFVVKDLPEELMPHEPILEEKVMEGVAL
- a CDS encoding nucleoside-diphosphate sugar epimerase/dehydratase, with protein sequence MFNNIFKHFLLNLPRLVKRTLVVFLDFIICGLSVWLAFGLREDNWGYFQGHQWIVFLVVIGLAFPLFISFELYRAIFRYIGTVAFISIIRVFIIYAGLFFGIFTLYGVDGVPRSIGIIQPMLLFFGVGITRYLVRYWLSDSRNFQDSNQRAQSIGLIYGAGSAGRQLASVLTNNKEFLIKGFIDDDVHLQGRSINGITVYRNSNLQDLIRRLGITDVFLAIPSVSQDRRREIIASLNGFSVRVRTLPSLIDLASGRVRISDLHDLDMNDLLGRVAVNPDIELLEKNIRGQVILVTGAGGSIGSELCRQIINFSPKTIVLLDSSEHSLYLIYEELKRKLTSLKNDLSNENSNESAVLDLTSLPRLEPCLASVRDSNLLLNIFKTYQPFIVFHAAAYKHVTLVEDNPSEGIRNNVFGTLACAQASLECGVPNFVLVSTDKAVRPTNIMGASKRIAELVLQAMQNCAPIDGHKTKFSMVRFGNVLGSSGSVAPLFNAQIAAGGPVTLTHPDVTRYFMTIPEAAQLVIQASSMATGGDVFVLDMGEPVRIYDLAVNMIYLSGHLVKDESHPQGNIEIKVIGLRPGEKLYEELLIGDNPQPTAHPKIMKAHEDFLPWDELQQELERLKLALDSSDSELIRDMLKKLVPGYKPNPDTERLNEKGNNQNYEYAT
- a CDS encoding MBL fold metallo-hydrolase, which codes for MNIQFFSHACFSIENEEVILLNDPYLNGTAFNNGWDLIVDDVVFDRFSEKKLFIYYSHEHPDHFSIPFLKSINNEIRSYITIVFQKTRDGRVKSFLESQGFMVLELENRERVQISNGFFITIGQVPFYDSWALIEVDGKKILNANDCILETPDRVQDIKETTDSVDILFTQFSYANWVEGGSLDGTSRALLANEKLQRIKIQSDVLRPDFIVPFASMVRFCHTENSYMNDEINTPDKTVEFINRYTDSDPFLMVPYENWDGVSSKCNLSAIQFWNVAYKKALNRPLLEPKNFYDFPKLKSVCEEMCLRVRMRNNKVLIFLLCIFELLPSQNIKITDLNCYVNFSWRRGLKITNREKKQQYCEMSSESLYFLFKFDFGIDTLNVNARFAGSLAQKKSLIRTFSPLALNNTGRFITFSELLSILSEPAFIKQGLRTVGLKR
- a CDS encoding type II toxin-antitoxin system Phd/YefM family antitoxin gives rise to the protein MQKINIHEAKTKLSRLVEDVVEKGDSFIISKAGKPMVKVVRINAPAAQKNERMGFFKNQIAIPDDFDRMGEDKITQLFSGRV
- a CDS encoding type II toxin-antitoxin system VapC family toxin translates to MKYLLDTHVLLWAAAHPEKISPSVRAQLQDPQNQLYFSAASIWEIAIKQDLNREDFKIDVMQFRQALLENEYEELPIGSDHAVFTRALANHHKDPFDRMLIAQAWVEDITLITADERVAQYIGPILKI
- a CDS encoding recombinase RecT, which translates into the protein MKRVSILDLPEDLLDGDQSHRPSEPTLDTLVTKVANTLAITSQELSHWAKEAVVPEEALKLILRTALRFKLSPLLGQIDWELNLDGGYEVYIPIDGWVAMIHREPNFKGLTFSQATETEEGIPIWMECSIYRADLIQPITVREYYTELKTDHPIWMQMPRRMLRHKTLQQCARLAFGISVPELKIPNAPAIMEKPTMVRVGHSALNRKELLRQKIG